The Antarcticibacterium sp. 1MA-6-2 genome has a window encoding:
- a CDS encoding DUF420 domain-containing protein, translating into MAIAVKDRVVVPTIIALSVIVPVVVLILMYLPERYNLFGASSGSFPLFHAVLNGCTALFLLTGYFFMSVKEYKWHRNFMIAAFALSCVFLVSYVISKISNDPVPYGGEGTLRYIYFFVLITHIVLSAIIIPLVLFTMYRGLTGEYSRHAKVARWTFPIWFYVAITGVLVYIFMAPYY; encoded by the coding sequence ATGGCCATAGCTGTAAAAGATAGAGTTGTAGTACCAACAATTATAGCATTGTCGGTAATTGTGCCCGTAGTTGTGTTAATCCTTATGTACCTGCCGGAGAGGTATAATTTATTTGGTGCCAGTTCGGGATCATTTCCATTGTTTCACGCGGTTCTTAACGGCTGTACGGCGTTATTTCTCTTGACGGGTTACTTCTTCATGTCGGTTAAAGAATATAAATGGCACCGCAATTTTATGATTGCTGCCTTTGCGCTTTCCTGTGTTTTTTTGGTGAGTTATGTAATATCAAAAATAAGTAATGATCCTGTTCCTTATGGAGGTGAAGGAACTTTGAGGTACATCTATTTCTTTGTTCTTATTACGCATATTGTTTTATCTGCGATTATTATTCCGTTGGTATTATTCACCATGTATCGGGGCTTAACAGGAGAATATAGCCGTCATGCAAAAGTTGCACGGTGGACATTTCCAATATGGTTCTATGTTGCAATAACAGGAGTATTAGTGTATATTTTTATGGCTCCGTACTATTAG
- a CDS encoding ABC transporter permease, giving the protein MFDIERWQEIFETISKNKLRTFLTGLSVASGIFILVILLGIGQGMRNGISKEFQQDAANILYVWTGITSKEYKGMNPGRMITLKNDDYNYATSKFEDELEYRSSIYRIWNGIVNFGNESGSYRVEGVWPDYQFLENASMTEGRYINYKDNDNFEKVVVIGNKVKNDLFKDAENAVGEYVQISDINFKVIGVFTDPGGEREESRVFLPISTSQRVFNGANTIRNMAFTLQPEESFEEALAASEKFSADLESTIKERHSIAPDDTSAMTINNSLENAKRFYDLMDMIKYFFWGVGICTIIAGVVGVSNIMLIIVKERTREIGVRKALGAQPLSIIVMVLQESIFVTTIAGFIGLITSLALLEFAGPFIETQYISNPSIDFGIAISTVFILIIAGAIAGFFPAYRAASIKPIIALRDE; this is encoded by the coding sequence ATGTTTGATATAGAGAGATGGCAGGAGATCTTTGAGACCATCAGCAAAAACAAATTGCGTACTTTTTTAACGGGGCTTTCTGTGGCCTCGGGAATTTTTATTTTGGTGATCCTTCTGGGGATTGGACAGGGTATGCGAAATGGGATCTCTAAGGAATTTCAACAGGATGCTGCCAATATTCTCTACGTTTGGACCGGGATTACTTCTAAAGAATACAAAGGCATGAACCCGGGCCGCATGATCACCCTTAAGAATGACGATTATAATTATGCGACTTCAAAATTTGAAGATGAGCTCGAGTATCGTTCTTCTATTTACAGGATTTGGAATGGCATAGTGAACTTCGGAAATGAATCTGGTTCTTATAGGGTAGAAGGTGTTTGGCCGGACTATCAATTTCTTGAGAATGCCTCTATGACCGAAGGCAGGTATATCAACTACAAAGACAATGACAATTTTGAAAAGGTAGTGGTCATAGGTAATAAAGTTAAGAACGATCTTTTTAAAGATGCTGAAAATGCGGTGGGGGAGTATGTTCAGATCTCTGATATAAATTTCAAGGTAATCGGAGTTTTTACAGATCCGGGAGGAGAAAGGGAAGAGTCAAGGGTCTTTTTGCCTATTTCAACTTCTCAAAGAGTATTTAATGGAGCTAATACCATTCGGAATATGGCATTTACCCTTCAGCCGGAGGAAAGTTTTGAAGAGGCACTCGCAGCTTCTGAAAAGTTTTCCGCAGATCTCGAAAGCACCATAAAAGAGCGGCATAGTATCGCGCCAGATGATACCAGTGCCATGACAATAAATAACTCCCTTGAGAACGCCAAAAGATTCTACGATCTTATGGATATGATAAAGTACTTCTTTTGGGGAGTGGGAATATGTACAATTATTGCCGGAGTTGTAGGTGTAAGCAATATAATGCTGATAATCGTTAAAGAAAGAACGCGGGAAATAGGGGTGAGAAAAGCATTGGGCGCGCAACCCCTTTCTATTATTGTAATGGTGCTACAGGAATCAATCTTTGTGACTACCATTGCAGGTTTTATAGGTTTAATTACCAGTCTCGCATTGCTGGAATTTGCCGGACCCTTTATAGAAACACAATATATTTCTAATCCTTCAATAGATTTTGGAATTGCCATTTCTACAGTTTTTATCCTGATTATAGCGGGTGCAATAGCTGGTTTTTTCCCTGCCTACAGAGCCGCCAGTATTAAACCGATAATTGCTTTAAGAGACGAATAA
- a CDS encoding ABC transporter ATP-binding protein: MIEIKNLHKSYVMGKNSLHVLKGIDFNVAEGELVSIMGSSGSGKSTLLNILGMLDEADEGSYTLDGVPIKNLNEKIAARYRNKFLGFIFQSFNLINYKSALDNVALPLYYQGISRKERIDTAMSYLEKVGLANWASHLPNELSGGQKQRVAIARALASNPKVLLADEPTGALDSQTSYEVMDLIQGINDEGRTILIVTHEPDIAQMTKRIVNLKDGLIIDDTKVNQVRALSHV; encoded by the coding sequence ATGATTGAGATCAAGAATTTACACAAGTCTTATGTGATGGGGAAAAATTCCCTTCACGTATTAAAGGGGATCGATTTTAATGTAGCTGAAGGCGAATTGGTCTCGATCATGGGATCATCGGGATCAGGAAAATCTACCTTGTTAAATATTCTTGGAATGCTGGATGAAGCTGATGAAGGGAGTTATACTTTGGATGGAGTCCCTATTAAAAACCTTAATGAAAAAATTGCAGCGAGGTACAGAAATAAATTCCTCGGATTCATTTTTCAGTCCTTTAATCTTATAAATTATAAAAGTGCATTAGATAATGTTGCACTTCCTTTATACTACCAGGGAATCAGCCGAAAAGAAAGAATTGACACGGCTATGAGTTACCTGGAAAAGGTGGGTCTTGCTAATTGGGCGTCTCATTTACCTAATGAACTTTCCGGAGGACAAAAACAAAGAGTGGCTATTGCCCGTGCTCTTGCGTCCAATCCAAAAGTCTTACTTGCCGATGAACCTACGGGTGCACTGGACTCACAAACTTCCTACGAAGTAATGGACCTGATACAGGGAATAAATGATGAAGGTCGTACTATTCTCATTGTTACTCATGAACCTGACATTGCTCAAATGACTAAACGGATAGTGAATTTGAAGGACGGGCTTATAATAGATGATACCAAAGTCAACCAGGTAAGGGCCCTAAGTCATGTTTGA
- a CDS encoding ABC transporter permease: MFSRDNWSEIIEALTSNWFRTLLTAFGVLWGIFILVILLAAGKGLENGVMQGFGGTATNTMFMWTQTPSKPYKGLPKGRRYNFKTGDVLAIKQNVPDLRFVSPRNQLGGFGGANNVVRGLKTSAFNVYGDYPEVILQMPMDITSGRFINYSDINDNRKVAIIGEGVRKEMYEPGEEVVGSYIKINGVNFMVIGTYKKKGGNGGNSEEDQKEIYVPFTAFSQAFNMGETVGWMAITAVDDASITNLKSQVFDIIKSRHSIHPEDDRAIGNFDLYEEFSKVNGLFVALKAVAYFVGTLVLLSGIIGISNIMLIVVKERTNEIGIRRALGATPWSIRGQILLESIFLTIISGMAGIVLAIGVIALVNLQLKGVDTTDMMFLNPSVDLGVVFIALSILIISGLLAGLIPAQNAIRIKPVDALRTE, translated from the coding sequence ATGTTTAGCAGAGACAATTGGAGCGAAATTATCGAAGCTTTGACTTCAAATTGGTTTAGGACCTTACTTACTGCCTTTGGGGTATTATGGGGGATATTTATTCTGGTAATTCTTCTTGCAGCAGGAAAGGGATTGGAAAATGGGGTAATGCAGGGTTTTGGGGGTACCGCCACAAATACTATGTTTATGTGGACGCAAACTCCGTCTAAACCTTATAAAGGTTTACCTAAAGGGAGAAGATATAATTTCAAAACCGGAGACGTGCTGGCAATTAAACAAAATGTGCCAGATCTAAGATTTGTTTCTCCCAGAAATCAACTGGGTGGATTTGGAGGAGCCAACAATGTGGTGAGGGGTTTAAAAACTAGTGCTTTTAATGTTTATGGTGATTATCCCGAGGTCATCCTGCAAATGCCAATGGACATCACCTCAGGGCGGTTCATTAATTATTCTGATATTAATGATAATCGCAAGGTGGCAATCATTGGGGAAGGAGTTAGAAAAGAAATGTATGAACCCGGCGAGGAAGTAGTGGGAAGTTACATAAAGATAAACGGCGTTAACTTCATGGTTATAGGTACATATAAGAAAAAAGGAGGTAACGGTGGAAATTCTGAAGAAGATCAAAAGGAGATTTATGTTCCCTTTACAGCATTCTCCCAGGCCTTTAATATGGGAGAAACAGTAGGATGGATGGCTATTACCGCTGTAGATGATGCGTCTATAACCAATCTTAAATCCCAGGTTTTTGATATAATAAAATCAAGACACTCTATTCATCCAGAAGATGACCGGGCTATAGGGAATTTTGACCTTTATGAGGAATTTAGTAAGGTTAATGGATTATTTGTGGCTCTTAAAGCAGTTGCTTATTTCGTGGGCACCTTAGTATTGCTGTCGGGTATTATTGGGATAAGTAATATTATGCTTATTGTAGTTAAGGAACGTACAAATGAGATAGGAATTCGACGGGCCCTTGGTGCCACTCCCTGGTCTATAAGAGGTCAAATACTTCTGGAATCAATTTTTTTAACTATAATTTCAGGTATGGCAGGTATAGTATTGGCAATAGGTGTGATTGCGCTGGTGAACCTTCAGCTAAAAGGGGTGGACACTACAGATATGATGTTCCTCAATCCCAGTGTGGACCTTGGGGTAGTCTTTATAGCTCTGTCTATTTTAATTATTTCAGGTTTGCTTGCAGGATTGATCCCGGCACAAAATGCCATTAGGATCAAACCGGTAGATGCCCTAAGAACAGAATAA